One window of the Candidatus Methylomirabilis sp. genome contains the following:
- the nuoK gene encoding NADH-quinone oxidoreductase subunit NuoK, translated as MSATVPLNAYLILSAALFVVGVAGVLIRRNVLVIFMAIELMLNAVNLTFVAFSRFLHSMDGQIIVLFVMAVAAAEVAVGLAIIIALHRNKASVNVDDINLLKG; from the coding sequence ATGAGCGCAACCGTTCCTTTGAATGCGTACTTAATCCTTAGCGCTGCCCTCTTTGTTGTCGGAGTCGCCGGGGTATTGATCCGGCGCAATGTGCTGGTGATCTTCATGGCGATCGAGCTGATGCTGAATGCGGTGAATCTCACTTTCGTGGCGTTCTCGAGGTTTCTCCATTCAATGGATGGACAGATCATTGTGTTGTTTGTGATGGCGGTGGCGGCAGCCGAGGTCGCCGTAGGACTGGCCATTATCATTGCGCTGCATAGAAACAAAGCGTCCGTGAATGTGGACGATATCAATCTGCTCAAGGGATAG